A stretch of DNA from Sylvia atricapilla isolate bSylAtr1 chromosome 3, bSylAtr1.pri, whole genome shotgun sequence:
cggcgggcgcggcgggcggtGTCGGGCTGGGAAGGGTTCGCTGGTTATTGCACGGGGCAGGCAAGAATTAGAGTCGCAGAATCgattaggttggaaaagacatccgagatcatcgagtccaacctgtgaccgaACATAGCAGTGTTAAGTAGACCATAGGGAGCACTAAGTGCCACGTCTACTTATTATTTGAACACGTcaagggatggtgactccagcccctctctgggcagcccttAGTAATGTCTAatcaccctttccatgaagaaatttcttctaatgtccaacctaaacctcccttaGCACAGCTTAAGCCTGTGTGGGGGTTGCGTGGGAGAAGAGGCCGattcccacctggctgcaccccgctgtcagcagctgcagggaatgaTAAGGGCACACCTGAGCCTGCTGCggctgagcacccccagctccactgcccttccctgggctctctgcagcaccGCCATGCCCTTCTTGAAGTGAGGGGCTcaggactggacacagcacttgaagtgtggcctcaccagtgtcGAGTGACGGGGGAAAGAACCTGCAAGGAAGGGGATTAGTCGTTGGTGTTGCACCTGACCATCCTTTCCCATTACACGGGAGGAAGCTCTCATTTATCACCCCGACAACATCCCTGGGGAACGGTGTTTCCGGTGTGTTAATGGCAGCTGGGACTAACCTCAGGAACCGAACTTCAAGGACATTGAGCTCATTTCACGGTGTACCTGTGTGTTAGAAACCGAAGTTAAGGCTTCTGCTGAAGTGTCAggaactgatttattttatggGTTTATAGCATGTAAGACCTTTGTCATTTGAATTCGTCTTTTCATTAGCACTTTGCATTGTTGCCTGCAGTGACGTTTCAGGTGGTGTTTGCATCCTAAACATGCATTTCTTGTTTCCGGTGACTTTTGGAAATGTGGTTTATGCAAATACTAAAATTAACCTCAGTCTTCGTTGTAGTTTGCctaaaaagcagcacaaaaatgtGATGTGGAACTCACACCTGAGAAAACTTCAGTAAAAAAGGCCAAAAATAGGGGAACTGGCAAAACCTTCAGAAGATTAAATTAATATCTGATTGTTTAAAGCTGATTAGTGTCTGCCTTTTAATTAGCACAGAGACACCATATGTGATTGCTGCTGATAATTAAAATTGCCCAGTTTTGCCTTCCTAGGCTCTATGGCATTcaatgaaatgaaagagaagggATGTCACTGCAGCCAGGAGTTGTTCTTCCCCTTTCCTTAAAGGACCTCCAAAGACAATCTTTTCCCATCCATGGCAGTAAATTTGTCTGGTTACAGAGGGGGTTATATAGGCCCCGTTGTGGTAACACAACGTTGTTTTGGCAGAGACTTAGCTTCAGCAGTTTTGTAATTGGGCTTGCTGGGAAGCTGAAGGAAGAACAAGAACTGTGGGAGATGGGTGTGTGTTCTTCAGGCAGGTACTGAGTAGTCTTGCCTTTTGCAAGAGCAGGTTATTGATACAGTGAGTGTGTACCTGCTGCCTCtcttgtgcttttggggctgctcagcagagaCACGTGCTGTTACACTGCTGCTATGGTCAGAAGGTTGCAGTTTGTTAAACAAAAAGGGTCAATCTGTGATGAGATCCACTCTGGAACAGGAATTTCAAGATGTATTTGTAGCGAAGGAGGTTGTTGACCATTAGCACAAATCACTGTACAATAAAACCTGTTCGCAGTGTGAGTTCAGAACATTCTCAAAGGCCACCTTGCTTTGTTTCTAGTTACTGATGTTAGCTAAGGTTGCAAACAGAGCCTCTGTGGCTGGTTCTGTGCTCAGGAGGAATCATTTAATGCCCAGTCGCTGAGGAGGTGGATTTTTGTCAGTGTGGCTTTGAGCACTTCATTGATTTGAGGGTCCAGAGGGACTGGAGAGGTTAGAGCTTAGGGCAGGTGACTGCAGGAGTAGCTGTGGTAACAGTTCAGGTGCCATAGAAGAAAAAGTGGTGATGTTGAGCCTTCCCCACTCAGCTGATTCGAGTCCTcatgcagagctgctcttttttGAAGTGTTTCAAGCCCACAAACACAGGCTTCTGGTTGGTTTTTCTGGGGTGTCATACCCAGCGAGGGGGTGTCTCGTCTCAACATGACTCTCATGGTTTATCCTGCTGTCTCCAGCATCTCTGCAGCTGTTGTTGCTGTATTTGCAGGGTTTTTGAACATGCCCAGTGTTGACCTtgctgatgctgctggaaaaccagTCTACAGTGTTAGGCAGGAAAAGGTGGTGGGTCAGCTTCCACACCACCTTGGCTGTGGGATTACAGCTCCCACACCACCGGAGCTGAGGACTGCCACAGGGGCTGAAAACATGGAGCAGTACATAATTGTGATTAAGGGTAGTCTGAAGGTGGGCAGATTCCCTTCAGTATATTCTGGGAATTGTTAGCCGTGAGtgctcatttttttaatgtttgccATTTCAGGTGCGTGTTGTTCTCAAATACCGACATTGCGATGGGAACCTCTGTATCAAAGTAACAGATGATGTGGCTGTAAGTACAGAACACATTCCCCTTTCAGAGCTTCTTGTACCACTCACAGACTTGTGTTTTGCTGTCAGTCGGCTTGGGAGCTCTGGGACACTGTGTTGAGAGTGCTTGACAGTTTTCTAAAAACTTGTGTTCAGCCTTCATTCGTTGCTGTGTCTGTGATTGACACTGACCAGTTCAGGAGCATTTTCAAACAGGTGTTTACTAGTGTGAGTGTAGTCCTTTTTATTTGCTCAGAGTGGTGAAAACTTCCAACCATAGGTTAAGTTCTTTCTTTGTGACTATGAGACTGAATGACAGTGATGTTGCAGCTAAGGAGTTTTCTCTGCAGTCTAGGGTGAGCCACAGTATTCTGCCCTATTCTTGTCTTCAGACTTGGAAAAGAatcaaatttcttctttccaggaAAAGTGGTCTGGTGTTGGAATTTCAAGTGGCTGGAAGGGATGTGAAACTCCAGTAAAGGCACTTCTTGATAGGGTAATAGGGTTTAACATGAGTGAGATGTTGAGTGTGGGGCACTGATAAAGGGGAATTTAAGGGTAATTTTGTTGAAGTCTCCCATAGGGGAAGTTGGAGTCAGTTGGTTCACAAACATGAACTCATCTGGGGTATAGGCTGCCTTACCTGCTTTCAGTCACAGAAAGGTCTTACACTGGATGGGGGAAAATGAGGATTTGTTTCAGGGTTTTGGTTGGGTGGTTTTAgtgttttagtttgtttgcttgtttatttggatctttttaattttaacaagaTGCTGTGTTCCCTATTTAGGGCTGTCttagaaaaacatgttttgtttgGGGTAGGGAATCCCCTTCAAAGGGAAATACTGAAGTTTGTGTCCCTGGCAGTGTAACATAGAAGACtgtgaaaggcaaaataaactTGCTTTCAGAATATAAAGAATTGGAAAGTAACTTCAGGTTTAAAATCTGGTTCTATGTTTGgacaacacaaaaaaaggacAGCTTTAAGACCCAAGTTTTAACAGTTTTTTGGGGCTAGAAGAAGCTAGGATAAATTATGAGTTCCCCTGTTTTCAGTATGGGAGGATTAAGCAGAAGCTTAAAAGTAAACACGGATACATTTGTGCTTTGAAACAGGGTAGATGTATTGGTGCTGCCTCCTGGTAACTGATGAACATTCAGTGCCCTCCTTGTTTTGTGTGTTCCGAGCACAaatgcacagcagctccaaacaAGATAAAGTGAACCTGAGTTCACAGCTGAAGTGGAATCTGATATCAGGAACTTTGTCTTGCAGTGTTTGCTGTACAGAACAGACCAGGCACAGGACGTGAAGAAGATCGAGAAATTCCACAGTCAGCTCATGCGGCTCATGGTGGCGAAGGAATCCCGCAGCGCTGCCATGGAAACAGACTGAAGTGCTGCGAATGAGATCTCTGCTCCGGTCATATTTCACTGGAAGCAAATCTTTGGGATTTGAATGAGAAACTGGGTCAGGAGATGCTTTTATGTACTGAAGTGGACTGATGGCAAGTCTGAAGCATTTTCACCCCTCAGACTCCACTTTGGAAATCTAGGAAAATAAGTGCTTTCAATTGAAagcttatatttatttttgggtATTAAGTAACTATTCTTACACATTAGGTATGCTAAGAAgacaagtaaatattttaaatctacAATATGTTAGTCCAAATTTGAGAGGCCACAGGCATACTTCTGGAAGGTTACTGTAAAATTTCACATAGATTTCATTGTCTTCATATCTTATGCTGATGTATTCTCAAAATGAGAGGGTTTATTAAACTAATACTGTAGCATGGTGACTGGGtctaataaatatttacatacatTATATAAATCTGTTGGGTTTAGAATAACAGATGTTTTCTGAACTAAAATGTTGAAATTGCCAATTTGTATTACCAGTGTCACTGTCAGCACTCTAGCTTTTGGTATTGCTCTTAGTCATGAGATGTGCAACACCATCCATGATGCAGTTTGTAGAACTCTTACATTGGCTAAGTGATTAAACTTCTGTATTTTAGAAACTAAAATATAACTTCACTTGAATAACGCTAGAGATCTGTGAGAAACTGGGaggggttttttctgcttgtgcAAATACTGTTACTAAAAAACAGTCAGTGGCTTTTTTTACATACTTGAACTATTTTGTACTAGCAGGGCTTCCTTTTCCCATCCTTGCTTCAGGCAGAGTTGAAGTATATCAGCAAGACAAATTCTAGAAGTTCTTGCCTGTTATGTTAATAGAAAATATCCAACCAAACGCTGTCCAGATTCTTTATTCTAGTAGCTTGTTAACTGCATTTTCAAATGTTACATGTGGCAGGTGGGTGCCTGCCAAATGAATAAATGGATGAAAACAGCTTAATAAATACTTTAATACCACTGTCAGACCAACACTCCTGTAGCTTAAATGTGTTTCTCACAGTAACCTCTGGTAGGCTGCTGGAAGCCTTAATTGTCCCTTGTAAGAAAgctttttgtttgaaaagcCAGTAGCTAAAATTGATGCTTGCTTTGACTAGGTCTTGCTTACTTGAAAACAGATGAACATTTTCATGTAATTAGGCAATTGGTATAACTAGGTGCTTTCAGAACTGACTTTTTTGGGTTAAACCAAGCCACAAAAGTGTAAAGCAGGACCATACTTGTAGTGGCATTTCTATATAACGAAACAATCTACTTAAGGAGCTACCTGCTGTCacttacataaaaataatggaGCTACTGGGAAGCAGTGGAGTTTCCACATTTGCCAAAagcttggaaaaaacccaccaggcTTGAATATTGCATTAGAGTACCTTTTCAGCTGAACATAGAATGTTGCACGTTGTTGGAGAATATTGCAGCACTGAATTCCTGGTGAGTGCTTAAAATTCTAGTCAGCAGCAGTGACTGGTATGTGTGTAGCATTTTTGTATTGgcttttgaaatataaataaagccAGAGAGAAGGCTGGACTCAGTTCATTGTTAAACTTCCATGAGATACTGTAATACTGGAATTTTTCTTTGGTGCTCCAAATAACTTTTCTAATATTTGCAATATAGTAGTAGAGAGACTGGGTGTACCAAAAGGCTTTGGCTTTGTACTCCAGTGGGTTTTAGAGGAGGAGCCATTACAGCACTATATATTAGAGCAGCAGTTTTCAAGCAAAACAGTCAAGGGAATGCATTTCTACTTTTCAAAAtccagaaattatttccctAAAACCCTGGGGAAATACTATTGCTACTTTTGTAGGAGTATGTGTTGTTAAGCTTGTTCTCCATatactcagaaaaaaactaGAGTGGTTCTGTGCAGTcagaatggagaagaaaatattacaaagcTTCTGCTTAAATTTAAATGGTATGAAAACTTGTTTAGAAAAACATAGGAGCTTCATAACTTTGTCCTGGAATTTTCAGCCATTTCCGTGCTGTGTTCACGGGCCGTAGAGAAGCTCTGAATTCCAAGTCCTGTTTCTTTCATGCCTGTACTCTTGCTGAGAGTATGTGTGCTTGTGTACACTGATCACTTCCCTAATAAACATTCGCTGACTTGGTCCATCATGTTGCCAGCTACTTGAATGTGTCCTCTGGTTTGTGATTAAAAAATCAGTGtcttgtggctgctgcagccaaggaGTGCTCACAGTACCTGAATCCCTGCATTGGGCAGCCCAGCTTGCCAGaggctcctgctctccagccaggagctggtgcCAGTTACAGGCTGCAAACAGGGCAGGAGCACATGGGCAGCCTGTGCAGTGACAGACAGGTGACCTTTGCAGAAGTGGAATGatagaaaaaaagaggatgcTTTTCCCTGCTACAGCTAATTTTGTTGCTGCGTGGTAGTTATCATCAGTAATTGTTCTGTCTCGTGAGAGTAGCTTAATAAAAAGATGGGGGCCTTGTTATTGTTCCAAGAACTTGGCTTAGTTTACCcatggaatttattttctctggtgTTCTCACCACCTGGGTTCCCTGAGTGTCTTGATTTCAGTTCTTTGTGCAAGGCATTTAGGCTGAGTTGGTGTCTGAGCTCTCCCTTATGTGCAACTACACCACTTCTGTTTCCAATTTTAGGGATTTGAACCCTGCTGCTCCATATGTAATCCATTGTGGAAGTGTATTCTGGAGTGCAgggagatttttaaattatctgaaGAAGTGAGAAGTTTGGTCACAGGACTTTGTTTTAGAGAGCCTTATGAAAGAGGCCTTCCTATTAAAGTCCTGACCTGACTTCTAGGAGTGACAGGTTCATTCTGAAAAACTGGTTGCTttggtgctggagtgtgtcaAAGTGGGAAATGGAACCAAAGCCAAgcagatgctttaaaaaatgttttgacttGTCAAAAGAATTATGTTTCATCTCAATAAGTTTCTTCCCACAATATAAAAGTGGGTAATACTCAGCATTTTGCTGTAACAAATGTGAGGAAACTGGTTTATGTCAGTAGGACTGGGATGATCACTTGTTGCTCTAGGCTGGTCTTAAAGGATTAAGTCATTTTAGGTGTTCTTAGGGATTCATCCTGCTATAGGTAGGATGAATCCCCTCACTTCGATCGCCTGGAAGAAGGATGGGAATAGTTACCTTAACCAGCTGTGCTCTCTCACTTCTGGCTTAGAGGGGGACAAGCCTCTCACAGGGATGATACTGTAACCACCTTTCAAATGAAGTTTGGATCTGAAGTGGAAGTACATAGAAAACAAGtgagtttcttttctgtaaacTTACCTAGGCTGCAGATGATGCACAAGTCCAGATCCTTCAAGATTCTGTGAGCATTAGTGGGTGTCCTTAGGGAGTAGGAGCTTAGCTGAAAACTGGTATTTGTAcagtgctgtgtgctgaggGACCTTCCAATTGACTGAAGCAGAGCTGTTTTGATCAAATAAATCCAAGGAGTCCTTTTGTTAGGTAACTGTCTTAAAGAATCTTcactggttgttttttttttttttagaggaaaataGTCTGTGAAGAACTACATTTAATTCCTTGCTTATGTTAATAGTGATTAGCTTTTCAAGATGAGGGTGTCTATTCTGAAGTGCTGATACTACTTTAAAGGTAGATGCTGTGTGACTCAACACAACTTTTGTTTATAAAGATACTATCTGTTAAAAGAGCTTTGAGAGTTCAAGGATTGGTGTTTAAATACAAGGACGGTTGAATTGTCTTTGTTGCTGGGGATGACATAAATACATGCCTTTCATCTCTTATTACTTTCACATAAGCAGATCTTTAGTCTAAGTAGACTCTTCAGGCTGGCTTTCAGATAAAGCTCCCCACCCTGATGCTGGCCTGAAGTGTTTGAGTCACTACAGACTGGAGACAGATGTGGGCTTTTTAGTCTgtagaaatgttatttttgagATGAGAATGATGCCGCAGTATTTTAGCAGCAGATTAGTTACTCAGCAGAATGCAAAGCGTGGTAGTTTGTTAACCCCTGCTTATTATGCAagcctgtgtgtgtgcccacTACAGGCTCCACCAAAATAAATGCTCCTGGGAGAATGTGGGCTTAAACTGGACCGTGTAAAACTGAAGTCTGTGGGAACTGAGCAGATAAAAACATGGTCATGGCATGAAAGCAGAGCTAACTGCCTTCATGCAAGCCCAGGCCCATGTTGTTGAACACTACCTTTGTTTCTGGTGAAAGTAAGTTCTTATGTTCTTATACTGTGCCAAGGTAGTTGTAGGGGTGTGTTCTTGGAGTCCTGTGATGGGAATGCAATTACTTTCTGCCATTCTAAAAGCATCTTAAGCCCTGAGTGCCATCTCTGTTCTTGGAAGTGCCTGGTCTAGCAGGAACCAGCGTGCTCGACCCATTATGACTCCTCAAACAGAAGTATTGTGAATATTTGGATTACAAAACCAAGAGTATAGAGTTTCTCTTAAACTGCAATGCTTGTATTTATGGAAGTGTTTTCCATTTAAATCAAGACCAGCTCTGAGgacattttgctttgtttagtGACTTTGGTTTTGTGCTCACATTCTTTTGTCAGCTTTTTGGTGACAATTCTTAGTAAATTTTTAGAACTATAACCATCAGCCATAATGAGAGGTGTGGAAtaggttgatttttttaaaatttaaattttctttgaagctttctctctctctttttttttttttttgtcttttttttttttgtctagaaGAAGATGTTGTTTTGTTCATGCAAGGACTGGTCTGCATTGTCCTGCCCTTACAGAGAACCTTCATGAGCTACAGGCTTACAGGCTTGTGTTTTACAGCAAGATTCCAAAGACTGGTTCCTTGCAGAGGGGGTTGAGTTTTCTGGACACCTCCTGaatggctgtgctggctggtaGTGAGCAAATGAGAGTTCGGGTCGctgaaatatgcattttaacTGGGTTGCTCATGCATGTAAATA
This window harbors:
- the SRP9 gene encoding signal recognition particle 9 kDa protein, with the translated sequence MPHFQAWEEFTRAAEKLYLADPMKVRVVLKYRHCDGNLCIKVTDDVACLLYRTDQAQDVKKIEKFHSQLMRLMVAKESRSAAMETD